In one Bosea sp. RAC05 genomic region, the following are encoded:
- the moaD gene encoding molybdopterin converting factor subunit 1 — MTQSPDTTAPAVQTRIVRLIYFAWVRERVGKAEEQIELPDDVATVLDLVRWLKTRDEGYAAAFADETLVRAAVNQTHVKPGARLDGAREIAFFPPMTGG; from the coding sequence ATGACGCAGTCTCCCGACACGACGGCGCCCGCCGTGCAGACACGGATCGTCAGGCTGATCTATTTCGCCTGGGTGCGCGAGCGCGTCGGCAAGGCCGAGGAGCAGATCGAACTGCCGGACGACGTCGCCACCGTGCTCGACCTCGTGCGCTGGCTGAAGACCCGGGACGAGGGCTACGCCGCCGCCTTCGCCGACGAGACGCTGGTGCGCGCCGCCGTCAACCAGACCCATGTCAAGCCGGGCGCGCGCCTGGACGGCGCCCGCGAGATCGCCTTCTTCCCGCCG
- the uvrC gene encoding excinuclease ABC subunit UvrC: MNREPTQHPPEEDLPDTGAGPEPEAEEALPTPPLDLGETAPGALKHGIEVIAGFAKHLPNKPGVYRMFDTAGEVLYVGKAKNLKNRVTAYARGMAHTNAVARMIAETANMEFVTTGTETEALLLESNLIKQLRPRYNVLLRDDKSFPYILLSGDHEAPQIAKHRGSRQRKGDYFGPFASVWAVERTIDALQKAFLLRSCTDSFYENRTRPCLLFQIKRCAGPCTGEIAIADYQALASQARDFLSGRSSNVKQLLSTRMQEAAEELEFEKAARYRDRLAALSAVQAGQDINTQGVEEADVFAIDEQAGQFCVEIFFFRNKQNWGNRALFPRADRSLTPEDVLASVVTQFYDDKPPPRLVLLSHELAEMDLITQALSARAGRKVEVANPKRGERVDLIEMARKNAREALSRKLADNAGQSSLLAALGAAFGLAKPPRRVEVYDNSHIMGTNAVGGMVVAGRDGFMKSHYRTFNISTDTIAGDDFGMMREVLQRRFARLAKEAGTATGSPPPCGEELEVGVAPLGEPSPGGTTPIPLPSPQGGREEPASVPADPDDDSFPARPDLVIVDGGKGQFAAAQKIMAELGAQDIPLVAIAKGEDRNAMRETFHMAGREPFKLPPRDPALYFIQRLRDEAHRFAIGTHRARRKKDTMKNPLDEIPGIGPSRKRALLLHFGTVKAIKRAKLDDLMRTPGVNAATAKAVHDYFHDG; the protein is encoded by the coding sequence ATGAATCGCGAACCGACCCAGCACCCGCCCGAAGAGGACCTGCCGGACACCGGGGCCGGCCCCGAGCCCGAGGCCGAGGAGGCCCTGCCGACGCCGCCACTCGATCTCGGCGAAACCGCGCCCGGCGCACTGAAGCACGGCATCGAGGTCATCGCCGGCTTCGCCAAGCATCTGCCCAACAAGCCGGGCGTCTACCGGATGTTCGATACCGCCGGCGAGGTTCTCTATGTCGGCAAGGCCAAGAACCTGAAGAACCGGGTGACGGCCTATGCGCGCGGCATGGCCCACACCAATGCGGTCGCCCGGATGATCGCCGAGACGGCGAACATGGAATTCGTCACCACGGGGACGGAAACCGAGGCGCTGCTGCTCGAATCCAACCTGATCAAGCAGCTGCGGCCGCGCTATAACGTGCTGCTGCGCGACGACAAGAGCTTCCCCTACATCCTGCTGAGCGGCGACCACGAGGCGCCTCAGATCGCCAAGCATCGCGGCTCGCGCCAGCGCAAGGGCGACTACTTCGGCCCTTTCGCCTCGGTCTGGGCGGTGGAGCGGACGATCGACGCGCTGCAGAAGGCCTTCCTGCTGCGCTCCTGCACCGATTCCTTCTACGAGAACCGCACACGGCCCTGCCTGCTCTTCCAGATCAAGCGCTGCGCCGGCCCCTGTACGGGCGAGATCGCGATTGCCGACTACCAGGCGCTGGCCTCCCAAGCGCGCGACTTCCTCTCGGGCCGCTCTTCCAATGTGAAGCAGCTGCTCTCGACCCGCATGCAGGAGGCCGCCGAGGAGCTCGAATTCGAGAAGGCGGCGCGCTATCGCGACCGGCTCGCGGCGCTCTCGGCCGTGCAGGCCGGGCAGGACATCAACACCCAAGGCGTCGAGGAGGCGGACGTCTTCGCCATCGACGAGCAGGCCGGGCAGTTCTGCGTCGAGATCTTCTTCTTCCGCAACAAGCAGAACTGGGGCAACCGCGCCCTCTTCCCGCGCGCCGACCGCAGCCTGACGCCCGAAGACGTGCTGGCCTCGGTCGTCACCCAGTTCTACGACGACAAGCCGCCGCCGCGCCTCGTCCTGCTCTCGCACGAACTGGCGGAGATGGACCTGATCACGCAGGCGCTCTCCGCCCGCGCCGGCCGCAAGGTCGAGGTCGCCAACCCCAAGCGCGGCGAGCGTGTCGATCTGATCGAGATGGCGCGCAAGAACGCCCGCGAGGCACTGTCGCGCAAGCTCGCCGACAATGCCGGCCAGAGCTCGTTGCTGGCAGCGCTCGGCGCCGCTTTTGGCCTGGCGAAGCCGCCGCGACGCGTCGAGGTCTACGACAACTCCCATATCATGGGCACGAACGCGGTGGGCGGCATGGTCGTCGCCGGCCGGGACGGCTTCATGAAGAGCCATTACCGCACCTTCAACATCTCCACCGACACCATCGCCGGCGACGATTTCGGCATGATGCGCGAGGTGCTGCAGCGGCGGTTTGCAAGGTTGGCGAAGGAAGCGGGCACCGCGACCGGCTCTCCTCCCCCCTGTGGGGAGGAGTTGGAGGTGGGGGTCGCGCCGCTCGGCGAGCCCTCGCCAGGCGGCACCACCCCCATCCCTCTCCCTTCCCCACAAGGGGGAAGGGAAGAGCCCGCCTCGGTACCCGCCGACCCCGACGACGACAGCTTCCCCGCCCGCCCCGACCTCGTCATCGTCGACGGCGGCAAGGGCCAGTTCGCCGCGGCGCAGAAGATCATGGCCGAGCTCGGCGCCCAGGACATTCCGCTCGTCGCCATCGCCAAGGGCGAGGACCGCAACGCCATGCGCGAGACCTTCCACATGGCCGGGCGCGAGCCCTTCAAGCTGCCGCCGCGCGATCCGGCGCTCTATTTCATCCAGCGTCTGCGCGACGAGGCCCACCGCTTCGCCATCGGCACGCACAGGGCGCGGCGCAAGAAGGACACGATGAAGAACCCGCTCGACGAGATCCCCGGCATCGGGCCGTCGCGCAAGCGGGCGCTGCTTTTGCATTTCGGAACGGTCAAGGCGATCAAGCGCGCCAAGCTCGACGACCTGATGCGGACGCCCGGCGTCAACGCGGCCACGGCCAAGGCGGTCCATGATTATTTTCACGATGGCTGA
- the pgsA gene encoding CDP-diacylglycerol--glycerol-3-phosphate 3-phosphatidyltransferase, producing the protein MTILPEAIRRRGPWSLPNLLTYGRILAIPALVGLLFWPKDDWVRWIALAVYVAAAVTDYLDGWIARAWSQQSAIGRMLDPIADKLLVCALLLMLVHTETIKGWAVWAAIVILCREILVSGLREFLADLKVSVPVSKVAKWKTTAQLLALGFLVAGPAGDTVLPYNTQIGIVMLWIAAALTIYTGWDYFNAGIRHMVDEDLRGS; encoded by the coding sequence GTGACGATTCTTCCAGAAGCCATCCGGCGGCGCGGACCCTGGTCCCTGCCCAACCTGCTCACCTACGGCCGGATCCTGGCGATTCCGGCGCTGGTCGGGCTTCTGTTCTGGCCGAAGGACGACTGGGTGCGCTGGATCGCGCTCGCCGTCTACGTCGCCGCCGCCGTCACCGACTATCTCGACGGCTGGATCGCCCGGGCCTGGAGCCAGCAATCGGCCATCGGCCGCATGCTCGACCCGATCGCCGACAAGCTCCTGGTCTGCGCACTCCTGCTGATGCTCGTCCACACCGAGACGATCAAGGGCTGGGCCGTCTGGGCGGCGATCGTCATCCTCTGCCGCGAGATCCTGGTCTCCGGCCTGCGCGAGTTCCTCGCCGATCTGAAGGTCAGCGTGCCCGTCAGCAAGGTCGCAAAGTGGAAGACGACGGCGCAGCTGCTCGCGCTCGGCTTTCTCGTCGCCGGGCCGGCGGGCGACACCGTCCTGCCCTACAACACGCAGATCGGCATCGTCATGCTCTGGATCGCCGCGGCGCTGACGATCTACACCGGCTGGGACTATTTCAACGCCGGCATCCGCCACATGGTCGACGAGGACCTGCGCGGCTCATGA